In Helianthus annuus cultivar XRQ/B chromosome 3, HanXRQr2.0-SUNRISE, whole genome shotgun sequence, a single window of DNA contains:
- the LOC110929782 gene encoding enhancer of mRNA-decapping protein 4, whose product MASHTNPNQQPAGPPFDPPRFFAPSSSPPPNPNTLYPPPSSAASYPPPTVTGTVTTGGTYSYTPQSPIYHPQFHIPSPQFHPPLQPPNPNPNPNHGVRLMALLSAPPAAESSAPVAQSSSPMVTLNSGSGPLRMPSSKLPKGRHLSGESVVYDIDVRLPGEVQPQLEVTPITKYGSDPELVLGRQIAVNKSYVCYGLKYGAIRVLNINTALRSLFKGLAQRVTDMVFFADDVHLLASASMQGRVYVWKIMETTDEDDKPQITGNIVIAIQVVGEGEPVHPRVCWHCHKQEVLVVGIGKRVLRIDTTKVGRGEVYSAEEPLICSVDKLINGVQLVGSHDGEVTDLSMCQWMTTRLVSASVDGTIKIWEDRKSSPIAVLRPHDGLPVNSATFLTGPHRPDHIILITGGPLNHEVKIWSSEGEEGWLLPSDADSWHCLQTLELKSSSESRLEDAFFNQVVALSQTGLLLLANAKKNAIYVVHLEYGPNPESTRMDYIAEFTVTMPILSFTGTSDLLPNGEQIVQVYCVQTQAIQQYALDMSQCLPPPIDNNSYERQDSTVNVSEPSRSKTETSLEVSVPTSDGASLPRQLSSSPLTEASIEPPPVASSPTLTRELSDLKSPAGGHDSDEMKTIEYSVDRHVDASVATDSVTDETKFKHPTHLVTPAELMATSSSEISHVTEQKDDIDYNVLDVVSVSDPQNVELEVKVVGETGKSQTIEPVSVSQGEIHGFASQASDFGRAVSVETYIVNESKQIDGSGGQNESQDSKTDASETLVSKTVDSTGPVLSTKGKKQKGKSGQQANLSSSAFNSTDSSIEPGISSSVPSVELILSQLHSMQEIITQVLANQKEIQKQIPGMVAVPVTKEGRRIEAAIGKSMEKTYKSNSDALWARTQEEFTKQEKSNRDRSQQVLGLVTNGYKDLLAALEKMLKKETSALVPAIVRSLSPVIEKTVSTAITDAFQRGVADKSVNQLEKSINSKLEASVARQIQTQFQTSGKQALQEALKSSIEASVIPAFEMSCKAMFDQVDATFQKGMIEHTSTAQQQIEAAHSPLAMTLRDAINSASSVTQTLSGEIAEGQRKLVALALAGTNPESVNPLMTQINNGPIGSFHEKIEPPVDPTKELSRLVYEHKYEEAFTSALQRSDVRIVSWLCSQVDLQGLLARNPLPLSQGVLLSLLQQLACDIGNDTSKKLAWMMDVVVAIKPSDGMIAMHVRPIFDQVYSILNHQTSVPTTSVSELSSIRVVMKLINSTLRTL is encoded by the exons ATGGCTTCTCACACAAACCCAAACCAGCAACCAGCCGGACCACCATTCGATCCTCCACGTTTCTTCGCCCCATCATCTTCCCCACCACCAAACCCCAACACCCTTTACCCTCCACCGTCTTCCGCCGCCTCATACCCACCACCCACCGTCACCGGCACCGTCACCACTGGCGGCACATACTCCTACACCCCTCAATCCCCAATCTACCACCCCCAATTCCACATCCCATCACCCCAATTTCATCCCCCTCTTCAACccccaaaccctaaccctaaccctaatcACGGAGTTCGATTGATGGCCCTATTGAGTGCCCCACCGGCTGCAGAATCATCAGCACCTGTGGCTCAATCTTCTAGCCCTATGGTTACATTGAATTCTGGGTCTGGGCCATTGAGGATGCCCAGTAGTAAGCTTCCAAAGGGGAGACATTTGAGTGGTGAGAGTGTTGTGTATGATATAGATGTGAGGTTGCCTGGTGAGGTGCAGCCTCAGCTTGAGGTTACGCCGATTACCAAGTACGGGTCAGATCCCGAGCTTGTTTTGGGTAGGCAGATTGCGGTTAATAAGAGTTATGTGTGTTATGGGTTGAAATATGGGGCGATTCGGGTTCTTAATATCAATACGGCTTTGAGATCATTGTTTAAAGGTCTAGCTCAG AGGGTTACAGATATGGTTTTCTTTGCCGATGATGTTCACCTTTTAGCTAG TGCAAGCATGCAGGGACGAGTTTATGTGTGGAAAATTATGGAAACCACGGATGAGGATGATAAACCGCAAATCACAGGGAATATAGTTATTGCAATTCAGGTTGTAGGAGAAGGCGAACCTGTTCATCCTCGTGTTTGTTGGCACTGTCATAAACAA GAAGTTCTTGTTGTTGGAATTGGAAAACGTGTTTTGAGAATTGATACTACAAAGGTTGGGAGAGGTGAAGTCTATTCTGCAGAGGAACCTCTTATATGTTCGGTTGATAAATTGATTAACGGAGTTCAGCTTGTTGGTAGTCATGACGGTGAAGTAACAGATCTATCAATGTGCCAATGGATGACTACTCGTTTGGTTTCTGCTTCAGTAGATGGAACG ATAAAGATCTGGGAAGATCGAAAGTCTTCACCAATTGCTGTATTGAGGCCACATGACGGTCTGCCAGTCAACTCTGCAACATTTTTAACAGGCCCACATCGCCCAGATCACATCATACTTATCACTGGG GGTCCATTGAACCACGAAGTGAAAATATGGTCCTCAGAGGGTGAAGAAGGATGGTTACTCCCTAGCGATGCTGATTCATGGCACTGTTTACAAACGTTGGAGTTAAAGAGCTCTTCTGAATCTCGACTTGAAGATGCATTCTTCAATCAAGTTGTTGCATTATCTCAAACGGGCCTTTTGTTACTAGCAAATGCAAAGAAAAATGCTATTTATGTTGTTCATTTGGAATACGGGCCCAACCCAGAATCAACTCGCATGGATTACATTGCGGAATTTACGGTTACTATGCCCATTCTGAGTTTTACAGGCACCAGTGATTTATTACCGAACGGTGAACAGATTGTTCAGGTTTATTGTGTCCAAACACAGGCGATTCAACAATATGCTTTAGACATGTCTCAATGCTTACCACCTCCAATTGACAACAACTCTTATGAGAGACAAGATTCAACCGTTAATGTTTCGGAACCTTCTAGAAGTAAGACAGAAACATCTTTGGAGGTCTCGGTACCTACATCTGATGGTGCTTCCCTTCCAAGGCAGCTCTCGAGCTCTCCTTTGACGGAAGCTTCTATTGAACCGCCTCCAGTAGCATCAAGTCCTACTTTGACCCGTGAACTTTCTGATTTGAAAAGTCCAGCTGGCGGTCATGACTCTGATGAGATGAAAACCATTGAATATTCAGTTGATAGACACGTTGACGCCTCGGTGGCGACTGATTCCGTAACTGATGAAACCAAGTTTAAGCATCCGACTCATTTGGTGACGCCTGCTGAATTGATGGCCACATCATCATCTGAAATAAGTCACGTTACTGAGCAGAAAGATGACATTGATTATAATGTATTGGATGTGGTTTCAGTTTCTGATCCACAGAACGTTGAGCTAGAGGTCAAGGTTGTTGGTGAAACAGGAAAAAGTCAAACTATTGAACCCGTTTCGGTTTCTCAAGGAGAGATTCATGGTTTTGCTTCACAGGCATCAGATTTCGGCCGAGCTGTGTCTGTGGAAACCTATATTGTTAACGAGTCGAAGCAAATTGACGGGTCAGGTGGTCAAAATGAAAGTCAAGATTCGAAAACTGATGCGTCTGAGACTCTTGTATCCAAAACAGTTGACTCCACGGGCCCCGTGCTATCAACCAAAGGGAAAAAACAGAAAGGAAAAAGTGGTCAACAGGCAAACCTGTCTTCTAGTGCTTTTAATTCAACGGATTCTTCTATTGAACCGGGAATCAGTTCAAGTGTTCCCTCTGTTGAATTGATACTTTCACAACTTCATTCTATGCAAGAAATCATTACTCAG GTCTTAGCGAATCAAAAGGAGATTCAAAAGCAGATTCCGGGAATGGTGGCAGTACCAGTTACAAAAGAAGGCCGGAGAATTGAGGCAGCGATAGGAAAAAGCATGGAGAAAACGTACAAAAGTAATTCTGATGCTCTTTGGGCCCGCACTCAAGAAGAATTTACAAAACAAGAAAAGTCAAACCGAGATCGAAGTCAACAAGTTTTGGGTTTGGTTACAAATGGCTACAAGGATTTGCTTGCTGCTTTGGAGAAAATGTTGAAGAAAGAAACATCTGCACTCGTGCCGGCTATTGTGCGCTCGCTTTCTCCGGTTATTGAAAAAACAGTGTCTACAGCAATCACAGACGCTTTCCAG AGAGGGGTGGCTGATAAGTCTGTAAACCAATTGGAGAAATCGATAAACTCTAAGCTTGAAGCTAGCGTTGCTAGGCAAATTCAAACCCAGTTTCAAACTTCTGGCAAACAAGCACTACAG GAAGCACTTAAGTCGAGTATAGAAGCATCTGTTATTCCTGCTTTTGAGATGTCTTGCAAGGCCATGTTTGATCAAGTTGATGCTACATTTCAAAAGGGAATGATCGAACATACAAGTACAGCTCAGCAGCAAATCGAGGCCGCTCATTCTCCTTTAGCCATGACTTTGAGG GATGCCATTAATTCAGCATCATCCGTAACTCAAACCTTGAGTGGTGAAATAGCCGAAGGTCAAAGGAAGTTGGTAGCTCTTGCACTTGCAGGGACAAATCCAGAATCAGTCAACCCATTGATGACTCAAATAAACAATGGACCAATTGGCAGTTTCCACGAGAAG ATCGAACCACCAGTGGATCCAACGAAAGAGCTTTCTAGACTTGTATACGAGCACAAATACGAAGAAGCTTTTACTTCCGCCCTTCAAAGAAGCGATGTCAGGATCGTGTCTTGGTTATGCTCTCAG GTTGACTTACAGGGGCTATTAGCAAGAAATCCTTTGCCTCTTAGTCAAGGAGTACTGTTATCTCTGCTGCAGCAGTTGGCTTGTGACATTGGCAATGATACATCAAAGAAACTCGCGTGGATGATGGACGTGGTGGTGGCGATCAAGCCATCGGACGGGATGATAGCGATGCATGTACGACCCATATTTGATCAAGTTTATTCTATTCTAAATCATCAAACAAGTGTTCCGACCACTTCAGTGTCTGAGCTGTCGAGCATACGGGTCGTTATGAAACTCATCAACTCCACACTCAGGACCCTGTAA